One stretch of Corallococcus exiguus DNA includes these proteins:
- the treS gene encoding maltose alpha-D-glucosyltransferase encodes MDLDPLWYKKALIYELHIRAFHDSNGDGHGDIPGLIEKLPYLQDLGVDCLWLLPHYPSPLRDDGYDIADYYGIHPDYGTLADFQRLVEEAHKRGLRIIIELVVNHTSDQHPWFQEARRDPQSPKRNWYVWSDTDEAYKGARIIFTDTERSNWTWDPVAKQYFWHRFFSHQPDLNYDNPEVQEAMLDVMRFWLNMGVDGFRCDAVPYLFEREGTNCENLPETHAFLKRLRKTIDSEYQGKVLLAEANQWPADVRVYFGEGDEFHMGFHFPVMPRLFMAVRREDRTPIVEIMQQTPDIPDTCQWAIFLRNHDELTLEMVTDEDRDYMYREYATDPRMRINLGIRRRLAPLMDNGRRRIELMHSLLFTLPGTPVLYYGDEIGMGDNIYLGDRNGVRTPMQWTGDRNAGFSRADYARLFAPVIADPVYGYQSINVEAQERQKSSLLQWVKRMIGIRQRYPVFAMGTLRFLTTENRKVLAFVREWEGQTVLVVCNLSRFAQPGVLDLREFEGSIPVELIGETPFPRISDLPYQLSMGPYMFLWFRLDKPLQAKE; translated from the coding sequence ATGGACCTGGATCCGCTTTGGTACAAAAAAGCGCTCATCTACGAGCTGCACATCCGCGCATTCCATGACTCGAATGGGGACGGCCACGGGGACATCCCGGGCCTGATTGAAAAGCTGCCGTACCTCCAGGACCTGGGCGTGGACTGCCTGTGGCTCCTGCCGCACTACCCGTCTCCGCTGCGCGACGACGGCTACGACATCGCGGACTACTACGGCATCCACCCGGACTACGGCACGCTGGCGGACTTCCAGCGGCTGGTGGAAGAGGCCCACAAGCGCGGACTGCGCATCATCATCGAGCTGGTGGTGAACCACACCAGCGACCAGCACCCCTGGTTCCAGGAGGCGCGCAGGGACCCCCAGAGCCCCAAGCGCAACTGGTATGTCTGGAGCGACACGGACGAAGCCTACAAGGGCGCGCGCATCATCTTCACCGACACGGAGCGCTCCAACTGGACGTGGGATCCGGTGGCCAAGCAGTACTTCTGGCACCGCTTCTTCAGCCACCAGCCGGACCTGAACTACGACAACCCCGAAGTGCAGGAGGCCATGCTGGACGTCATGCGCTTCTGGCTCAACATGGGCGTGGACGGGTTCCGCTGCGACGCCGTGCCCTACCTCTTCGAACGCGAGGGCACCAACTGCGAGAACCTCCCGGAGACGCACGCGTTCCTGAAGCGCCTGCGAAAGACGATCGACTCCGAGTACCAGGGCAAGGTGCTGCTCGCGGAGGCGAACCAGTGGCCCGCCGACGTGCGCGTGTACTTCGGCGAGGGCGACGAGTTCCACATGGGCTTCCACTTCCCGGTGATGCCCCGCCTCTTCATGGCGGTGCGCCGCGAGGACCGCACGCCCATCGTCGAAATCATGCAGCAGACGCCGGACATCCCGGACACCTGCCAGTGGGCCATCTTCCTGCGCAACCACGACGAGCTGACGCTGGAGATGGTGACGGACGAGGACCGGGACTACATGTACCGGGAGTACGCCACCGACCCGCGCATGCGCATCAACCTGGGCATCCGCCGCCGGTTGGCGCCGCTGATGGACAACGGCCGGCGCCGCATCGAACTGATGCACAGCCTGCTCTTCACCCTGCCCGGCACGCCGGTCCTCTACTACGGGGACGAGATCGGCATGGGCGACAACATCTACCTGGGCGACCGCAACGGCGTGCGCACGCCCATGCAGTGGACCGGCGACCGCAACGCGGGCTTCAGCCGCGCGGACTACGCGCGCCTCTTCGCGCCCGTCATCGCGGATCCCGTCTACGGCTACCAGTCCATCAACGTGGAGGCCCAGGAGCGGCAGAAGTCCAGCCTGCTCCAGTGGGTGAAGCGGATGATTGGCATCCGCCAGCGCTACCCCGTGTTCGCCATGGGCACCTTGCGCTTCCTCACCACGGAGAACCGCAAGGTGCTGGCCTTCGTGCGGGAGTGGGAGGGCCAGACGGTGCTCGTCGTGTGCAACCTGTCGCGCTTCGCGCAGCCGGGCGTGCTGGACCTGCGCGAGTTCGAAGGCAGCATCCCCGTGGAGTTGATTGGAGAGACGCCGTTCCCCCGCATCAGCGACCTGCCCTATCAGCTGTCGATGGGGCCTTACATGTTCCTGTGGTTCCGGTTGGACAAGCCGCTGCAGGCGAAGGAGTAA
- a CDS encoding alpha-1,4-glucan--maltose-1-phosphate maltosyltransferase encodes MTERLGSVFIENVQPELDAGRYAIKRVAGESLTVRADIFKEGHDVLVAVARWRQVTPAAQKTDWAEVPLAFKNNDAWEGSIPLAKNGRYEFTIEAWPDLFRTWAHELKRKVDAGRDVKSELLEGAALLEGAAARAKGKSAEDHRLLAEAGARLRTTPTPDHLLAALSSELADAASRHPDRTLASKYDKVLEVFVDREKARNAAWYEFFPRSAKRDGKTHGTFKDAQTWLPYIQKLGFDTVYLPPIHPIGRTARKGKNNSLRAEPGDVGSPWAIGATEGGHKAVHPELGTLQDFRAFVDAAKAHGIEVALDLAFQCSPDHPYVKEHPEWFQHRPDGTIKTAENPPKRYEDIVNFDWMGPARDALWKELKSVVLHWVDNGVRTFRVDNPHTKPMQFWHWLIREVQDLHPDVLFLSEAFTRPKVMKALGKVGFTQSYTYFTWRLFKDELRTYLEEITQPPVADYFRGNLWPNTPDILPENLQNAGPGAFRVRVALASTLSSVWGMYSGYELCEGRPVPGKEEYLDSEKYQLVAWDWDRPGNISGWISRLNAIRKAHPALQHYQALRFFESDNDRVLFYGKRSPDGLSTVLVAVSLDPYAPQEALLRVPMEWLGVTAEETYQVQELMADQRSLWQGPDVQVRLTPEQPAAIWAVYRYRRTEHAFDYFE; translated from the coding sequence ATGACCGAACGACTCGGAAGCGTGTTCATCGAGAACGTCCAGCCGGAGCTGGACGCGGGGCGCTACGCCATCAAGCGCGTCGCCGGGGAGAGCCTCACCGTCCGGGCGGACATCTTCAAGGAAGGCCACGACGTCCTCGTGGCCGTCGCCCGCTGGCGACAGGTCACCCCCGCTGCCCAGAAGACGGACTGGGCGGAGGTCCCTCTCGCCTTCAAGAACAACGACGCCTGGGAAGGCTCCATCCCGCTCGCGAAGAACGGCCGTTACGAATTCACGATTGAAGCCTGGCCGGATCTCTTCCGCACGTGGGCGCACGAGCTGAAGCGCAAGGTGGACGCCGGCCGTGACGTGAAGAGCGAGCTGCTGGAGGGCGCTGCCCTGCTGGAAGGCGCCGCCGCTCGCGCCAAGGGCAAGTCCGCGGAGGACCACCGGCTGCTCGCCGAGGCAGGGGCCCGCCTGCGCACGACGCCCACGCCGGACCACCTCCTCGCCGCGCTGTCCTCCGAGCTGGCGGACGCCGCGTCACGGCATCCGGACCGCACGCTCGCCAGCAAGTACGACAAGGTGCTGGAGGTGTTCGTGGACCGGGAGAAGGCGCGCAACGCCGCCTGGTACGAATTCTTCCCCCGCTCCGCGAAGCGCGACGGCAAGACGCACGGCACCTTCAAGGACGCGCAGACCTGGCTGCCGTACATCCAGAAGCTCGGGTTCGACACCGTCTACCTGCCGCCCATCCACCCCATCGGGCGCACCGCTCGCAAGGGCAAGAACAACAGCCTGCGCGCGGAGCCCGGCGACGTGGGCAGCCCGTGGGCCATTGGCGCCACGGAGGGCGGCCACAAGGCCGTGCACCCGGAGCTGGGCACGCTGCAGGACTTCCGCGCGTTCGTGGACGCGGCGAAGGCGCACGGCATCGAAGTGGCGCTGGACCTGGCCTTCCAGTGCTCGCCGGACCACCCGTACGTGAAGGAGCATCCGGAGTGGTTCCAGCACCGCCCGGACGGCACCATCAAGACGGCGGAGAACCCGCCCAAGCGCTACGAGGACATCGTCAACTTCGACTGGATGGGCCCCGCTCGGGACGCCCTCTGGAAGGAGCTCAAGTCCGTCGTGCTGCACTGGGTGGACAACGGCGTGCGGACCTTCCGCGTGGACAACCCGCACACCAAGCCCATGCAGTTCTGGCACTGGCTCATCCGGGAGGTGCAGGACCTGCACCCGGACGTGCTCTTCCTGTCCGAGGCCTTCACCCGCCCCAAGGTGATGAAGGCCCTGGGCAAGGTGGGCTTCACCCAGTCGTACACGTACTTCACCTGGCGCCTCTTCAAGGACGAGCTGCGCACGTACCTGGAGGAGATCACCCAGCCGCCCGTGGCGGACTACTTCCGCGGCAACCTCTGGCCCAACACGCCAGACATCCTCCCGGAGAACCTCCAGAACGCGGGGCCCGGCGCCTTCCGCGTGCGCGTGGCGCTGGCCTCCACGCTGTCGTCCGTGTGGGGCATGTACTCGGGCTACGAGCTGTGCGAGGGCCGCCCCGTGCCGGGCAAGGAGGAGTACCTGGACTCGGAGAAGTACCAGCTCGTCGCCTGGGACTGGGACCGGCCGGGCAACATCTCTGGATGGATTTCCAGGCTCAACGCCATCCGCAAGGCGCACCCCGCGCTCCAGCACTACCAGGCGCTGCGCTTCTTCGAGTCCGACAACGACCGCGTCCTCTTCTACGGCAAGCGCTCACCGGACGGCCTCAGCACGGTGCTGGTGGCGGTGAGCCTGGATCCGTACGCGCCACAAGAAGCCCTGCTCCGCGTGCCCATGGAATGGCTGGGCGTCACCGCGGAGGAGACCTATCAGGTGCAGGAGCTGATGGCTGATCAGCGCTCGCTCTGGCAGGGCCCGGACGTGCAGGTGCGCCTGACGCCCGAACAACCCGCGGCCATCTGGGCCGTGTACCGCTACCGCCGCACCGAACACGCGTTCGACTACTTCGAGTGA
- a CDS encoding sigma-70 family RNA polymerase sigma factor yields MAPNDSAAQQASDQSADRDLLKQVALGSAAAMRDVYARCSARAFAIGVRLLPTRADAEEVLQETFLEVWRRAREFDPARGGLETWVTTIARTRSIDRLRSLGTVSRMVDGVAQQPPPVSATPPSPDDSAAAAQDQARVRAAMAQLPPEQCEVVLLGYFDGLSQSEIAKKTGQPLGTVKTRARLALEKLAVLLDAPPVSASG; encoded by the coding sequence ATGGCGCCCAACGACTCCGCTGCTCAGCAAGCGAGTGACCAGTCGGCCGACCGCGACCTGTTGAAGCAGGTGGCACTCGGCAGCGCCGCGGCCATGCGAGATGTCTACGCGAGGTGTTCCGCGCGGGCGTTCGCCATCGGGGTGCGGCTGTTGCCCACGCGGGCGGACGCGGAAGAGGTGCTGCAGGAGACCTTCCTGGAGGTCTGGCGGCGCGCGCGAGAGTTCGACCCGGCGCGCGGCGGACTGGAGACGTGGGTCACGACCATCGCGCGCACGCGGTCCATTGATCGACTGCGTTCATTGGGCACGGTGTCGCGGATGGTGGATGGGGTGGCGCAGCAGCCGCCCCCGGTGAGCGCGACGCCGCCGTCACCGGATGACTCCGCCGCCGCGGCGCAGGACCAGGCGCGGGTGCGGGCGGCGATGGCGCAGTTGCCGCCGGAGCAGTGCGAGGTGGTGCTGCTCGGGTATTTCGACGGGCTGTCCCAGAGTGAGATCGCGAAGAAGACGGGCCAACCGCTGGGGACGGTGAAGACGCGTGCGCGGCTGGCGCTGGAGAAGCTGGCGGTGCTGCTGGACGCGCCTCCGGTGAGCGCGTCCGGCTGA
- a CDS encoding FadR/GntR family transcriptional regulator: MGMERRGLVAYVEAQIERDIALGRLHPSGQFGSEAKLARRYEVCRGTIREALRRLAARGLVVQRPGRKTRAVALDESLTLENLGLALHDASNPDARWLLEGYFSLKRQVLVELLADCCARASDLDLDRLGSTCYQLQDAARWESGETCAQAEFELLRHAARVAARPGHVLLVQSLQRAFLGGAAQLLPLMGGAALREWAFRVMAILNERDVQALQHELPALLKARDDRVLNAFAPAPQSPASPEAPSAQEGPIGAPAQASGLADEAKARPGVEERAAADSAQTTAQAVAQEALPCVEEHGADTSRSTTAQDDALGVRPYLEERGAWTSASTIAQGEATELHHRDEKHSAADFASAVAHDEASELHLRVEERGAGASVSATVQDDSASCAAKALRVPSRP; the protein is encoded by the coding sequence ATGGGGATGGAACGGCGAGGACTCGTGGCCTATGTGGAGGCGCAAATCGAGCGCGACATCGCGCTGGGGCGGCTGCATCCGAGCGGACAATTCGGCTCCGAAGCGAAGCTGGCGCGCCGCTATGAGGTGTGCCGGGGCACCATCCGCGAGGCGCTGCGGCGGCTGGCCGCACGGGGCCTGGTGGTGCAGCGCCCCGGACGCAAGACGCGCGCGGTGGCGTTGGATGAGTCGCTGACGCTGGAGAACCTGGGGCTGGCGCTGCATGACGCGAGCAACCCGGATGCCCGGTGGCTTCTGGAGGGCTACTTCAGCCTCAAGCGGCAGGTGCTGGTGGAGCTTCTGGCCGACTGCTGCGCGAGGGCTTCGGACCTCGACCTGGACCGGCTGGGGAGCACGTGCTACCAGCTCCAGGACGCGGCGCGCTGGGAGTCGGGGGAAACCTGCGCGCAGGCGGAATTCGAGTTGCTGCGGCATGCGGCGCGGGTGGCGGCGCGTCCGGGGCACGTGCTCCTCGTTCAGTCCCTGCAGCGGGCCTTCCTGGGAGGCGCCGCCCAACTGCTGCCGCTCATGGGCGGAGCGGCGCTGCGCGAGTGGGCCTTCCGCGTGATGGCAATTCTGAACGAGCGCGACGTGCAGGCACTTCAGCATGAGCTGCCGGCACTGCTGAAGGCTCGCGATGATCGCGTGCTGAACGCCTTCGCCCCTGCGCCCCAGTCACCTGCATCCCCCGAGGCCCCATCCGCCCAAGAGGGACCCATTGGTGCGCCCGCACAGGCCAGCGGCCTGGCGGATGAGGCGAAGGCACGCCCTGGCGTTGAGGAACGTGCCGCTGCCGACTCCGCGCAAACCACTGCGCAGGCGGTCGCGCAGGAGGCACTCCCCTGTGTCGAGGAGCATGGCGCCGACACCTCCAGGTCAACCACCGCGCAAGACGACGCTCTGGGGGTACGCCCCTATCTTGAGGAGCGTGGCGCCTGGACTTCCGCATCAACTATCGCGCAGGGCGAAGCGACGGAGCTGCACCACCGCGACGAAAAACATAGCGCCGCCGATTTCGCATCAGCCGTTGCACATGACGAAGCGTCGGAACTGCACCTCCGCGTCGAAGAGCGTGGTGCCGGCGCCTCCGTGTCAGCCACCGTGCAGGACGATTCTGCGTCGTGTGCGGCGAAGGCCCTTCGCGTCCCCTCTCGCCCATGA
- a CDS encoding sensor histidine kinase — protein sequence MKLRLRLALTAVAVTVPAVFALVQVEHSVRRRTTDEVIIASTLSQMQSGGRERCESAPETWMVRSRSPQRPPWEREGPPDGNGGPPSGTVAPNEPSGNGPASGGPRPGDEGPPRPGARGPLGRRLPPVSLYPFDGQFVSRNPQAPALDDELRKGVQDDGVGVRRYSKADGALVQDLLLRMSWDGGPCEYVLARRVEPAESPEVGLPPLYVWGVPTLILLSAMVVALGPVVQRLRRLTDEVRASSGSRYEQPVTVNGTDEIAELARAFQQARAEIQAQMAHQQAREQTLRDFLANTTHDVMTPLTVLQGHLAAMQQRMRAGEPLESGLMLSAMSEAHYMASLVHNLGAAARLEAGAPQVQHAPVDLNALVSRVLGRHQPIARPQRIALESGVPATQTWVMGDETLLEQAVSNVVLNGIRYGREDGHVAVVLETTRQQTFHLRVIDDGPGISEEERSRILERRFRGNSARTREPQGQGLGLNIVHNVVELHGWKMTLAPSEYGGLEVAFTGPLMSPPG from the coding sequence GTGAAGCTGCGGTTGCGGCTGGCCCTCACGGCGGTGGCGGTGACGGTGCCCGCGGTGTTCGCGCTGGTTCAGGTGGAGCACTCGGTGCGCCGCCGCACGACGGACGAAGTCATCATCGCGTCCACGCTGTCGCAGATGCAGTCCGGGGGCCGAGAACGCTGCGAGTCCGCGCCCGAGACCTGGATGGTCCGCTCCCGTTCACCCCAGCGTCCGCCGTGGGAGCGCGAAGGCCCGCCCGACGGCAACGGAGGCCCGCCCTCTGGCACGGTCGCGCCGAACGAGCCATCAGGCAATGGTCCCGCATCGGGAGGCCCCAGGCCCGGAGACGAAGGTCCGCCGCGCCCGGGGGCCCGGGGGCCGCTGGGGCGGCGCCTGCCGCCGGTGAGCCTCTACCCGTTCGACGGCCAGTTCGTTTCGCGAAACCCGCAGGCACCGGCGCTGGACGACGAACTGCGCAAGGGCGTGCAGGACGACGGCGTGGGCGTGCGCCGCTACTCGAAGGCGGACGGCGCGCTGGTGCAGGACCTGCTGTTGCGCATGTCCTGGGATGGAGGCCCCTGCGAGTACGTGCTCGCGCGTCGGGTGGAGCCCGCGGAGTCGCCAGAGGTGGGGCTGCCGCCGCTGTACGTCTGGGGAGTGCCCACACTCATCCTCCTGTCCGCGATGGTGGTGGCGCTGGGGCCGGTGGTGCAGCGCCTGCGCCGACTGACGGACGAGGTGCGAGCCTCATCGGGCAGCCGCTACGAGCAGCCCGTGACGGTGAACGGCACCGACGAGATCGCGGAACTGGCCCGAGCCTTCCAGCAGGCCCGAGCGGAGATCCAGGCGCAGATGGCGCACCAGCAAGCGCGCGAGCAGACGCTGCGAGACTTCCTGGCGAACACGACGCACGACGTGATGACGCCGCTCACGGTGTTGCAGGGGCACCTGGCAGCGATGCAGCAGCGGATGCGCGCGGGTGAGCCATTGGAATCGGGACTGATGCTGTCCGCGATGAGCGAGGCGCACTACATGGCCTCGCTGGTGCACAACCTGGGAGCGGCGGCGAGGCTGGAAGCGGGAGCACCGCAGGTACAGCACGCGCCGGTGGACCTGAACGCATTGGTGTCACGGGTGCTGGGCCGGCACCAGCCCATCGCGAGGCCGCAGCGCATCGCCCTGGAGAGCGGAGTCCCGGCGACGCAAACCTGGGTGATGGGCGACGAAACCTTGCTGGAGCAGGCGGTCAGCAACGTGGTGCTCAACGGCATCCGTTACGGACGCGAGGACGGCCACGTGGCGGTGGTGCTGGAGACGACGCGCCAGCAGACCTTCCACCTGCGGGTCATCGACGACGGACCGGGCATCTCCGAGGAGGAGCGTTCCAGGATCCTGGAGCGCCGCTTCCGAGGCAACTCGGCACGAACACGAGAGCCGCAAGGCCAGGGCCTGGGCCTGAACATCGTGCACAACGTGGTGGAGCTGCACGGATGGAAGATGACCCTGGCTCCCTCGGAATACGGAGGTCTGGAGGTCGCCTTCACCGGTCCGCTGATGTCGCCGCCGGGGTGA